One window of Brevibacillus choshinensis genomic DNA carries:
- a CDS encoding VOC family protein, whose translation MSANITNFAVVQLPVKDVEASVKWYREVLGIPFSFDFKPGDNEAWMNVGGVGLGLVRSENVPNLDFRNMQGQLQPIISLQVQNIQAVYQELAEKGYELGEMVYKQGGGYSFQLRDPDGHLSNLWGGWPSAEDEAANS comes from the coding sequence ATGTCGGCCAACATCACCAATTTTGCCGTTGTGCAATTGCCAGTAAAAGACGTAGAAGCTTCTGTAAAGTGGTATCGTGAAGTATTGGGGATTCCGTTTTCGTTTGATTTCAAGCCAGGTGACAACGAAGCCTGGATGAACGTAGGTGGAGTGGGATTAGGTCTCGTGCGCAGCGAGAACGTTCCGAATCTGGATTTTCGCAATATGCAAGGCCAACTGCAACCGATTATTTCCCTGCAAGTGCAAAATATTCAGGCTGTGTACCAGGAGCTTGCGGAGAAAGGATATGAGCTAGGCGAGATGGTCTACAAGCAAGGCGGCGGTTACAGCTTTCAGCTGCGTGACCCCGATGGGCATCTTTCCAATTTATGGGGCGGTTGGCCGTCTGCTGAGGATGAAGCAGCGAATTCGTAG
- a CDS encoding RNA polymerase sigma factor: protein MTAASFAHLEHFLPELKLVCLQLAKNHWDAQDLMQETLTKLYRSIEISPDRELSKSYIKRIATNAWIDHCRKKQVSPSDEFVEELYHGSALDDFSIRESFEQLADRLNARQMVLILLMDIFAFTAPETAKLLHTTTGAVKEGVKRARLRLQALAAQVKDEDEKPLEPATRKKQRTIASRSANESVTKEMLEQFLEAFRAGDPLAICRTYFLLTEKGMSVERVAVVGDRLTFTVRDPNGHLLSFFQNC, encoded by the coding sequence ATGACTGCCGCTTCATTTGCACACCTGGAGCATTTTTTGCCTGAATTGAAACTGGTTTGCTTGCAGCTTGCCAAGAACCACTGGGATGCGCAGGATCTCATGCAGGAAACATTGACTAAGCTATATCGCTCCATCGAGATTTCACCAGATCGAGAGCTGAGCAAATCCTATATCAAGCGTATCGCGACGAATGCCTGGATCGATCATTGCCGGAAGAAACAGGTGTCGCCATCCGATGAATTCGTGGAGGAATTGTACCATGGATCCGCTCTCGACGACTTCTCTATTCGGGAGTCGTTTGAACAGCTCGCGGATCGTTTGAATGCACGCCAAATGGTACTCATCCTATTGATGGACATTTTTGCCTTTACTGCCCCGGAAACAGCCAAGCTGCTCCATACCACCACAGGAGCCGTAAAGGAAGGCGTGAAGCGAGCGCGCCTACGCTTGCAAGCACTCGCGGCTCAGGTAAAAGACGAGGATGAGAAGCCACTTGAGCCAGCCACTCGAAAAAAGCAACGTACCATAGCCTCACGATCAGCGAACGAGTCCGTGACCAAAGAGATGCTGGAACAGTTTCTGGAAGCTTTTCGGGCGGGAGATCCTTTAGCGATTTGCCGCACCTATTTTCTGCTGACGGAAAAAGGCATGAGTGTGGAGCGAGTAGCGGTCGTGGGGGATCGTTTGACCTTCACGGTACGAGACCCAAATGGGCATCTGCTATCTTTTTTTCAAAATTGTTGA
- a CDS encoding response regulator, translating to MTEKPITVMIVEDDEVAAKIYEQFTLKLEGFQIIATATTGKQALDMLHVFTPDVLLLDIFLPDMNGIDLLREVRKHYRGIDAVMITAANDVETVREAIRGGAYSYIIKPIMIDKFMSTLEQYANTRRQLQQHTTMDQTAVDKLFTKTVHAPFPKTGETVTMLPKGIDKLTLKLIRDKMQVITQSVNADDLAALAGMSHSTVRRYLEFLVSINEVTVETFYGTVGRPERKYRWAEQDGKMMRDA from the coding sequence ATGACTGAAAAACCTATTACCGTCATGATCGTAGAAGATGACGAAGTTGCTGCCAAAATCTATGAACAATTCACACTCAAATTAGAAGGATTCCAGATCATTGCCACTGCCACAACAGGTAAACAGGCATTGGACATGCTGCACGTCTTTACACCTGATGTTCTGCTTCTGGACATTTTTTTGCCGGATATGAACGGGATTGATCTGTTGCGGGAAGTACGGAAGCATTATCGTGGCATCGACGCTGTCATGATCACAGCTGCGAACGATGTGGAAACGGTGCGAGAGGCGATACGAGGTGGGGCGTACAGCTACATCATCAAGCCGATTATGATCGATAAATTCATGTCTACCTTGGAGCAATATGCGAACACCAGGCGCCAGCTGCAACAGCATACCACCATGGATCAAACAGCCGTAGATAAGCTGTTTACCAAAACGGTGCATGCTCCATTTCCCAAAACCGGCGAGACTGTCACCATGCTCCCGAAAGGAATCGACAAGCTGACGCTGAAGCTCATCCGAGATAAAATGCAGGTGATTACACAGAGCGTGAATGCGGACGATCTCGCAGCACTGGCTGGCATGAGCCATTCTACCGTTCGCAGATATCTCGAATTCCTCGTCTCCATAAATGAAGTCACTGTCGAGACGTTCTACGGAACAGTCGGACGTCCAGAACGTAAATATCGCTGGGCTGAGCAAGACGGCAAGATGATGCGGGATGCGTAG
- a CDS encoding class I SAM-dependent methyltransferase, whose amino-acid sequence MRDDKQIKEEVKQQFGANAEKYVTSQTHATGDDLSLLAPWLNPSADWVFLDVATGGGHLTKKIAPHVGQVFATDLTQPMLAAARNHLTSHCRNVSYVVADAEALPFLGESFDAVGCRIAAHHFPNPQAFVREVARVLKPGGKFILIDNIAPEDEKLDRFVNTLEKLRDTSHVRSYSRSEWLEWVEQAGLVESQSRIRKKTFPYATWVRRTAESEEQVEQVTAHITGADEEIHAYFAVEKEGEQVTSIQIDEWMALFVKQKLEK is encoded by the coding sequence ATGCGCGATGACAAACAAATCAAAGAGGAAGTCAAACAGCAGTTCGGGGCCAATGCCGAAAAGTATGTGACCAGTCAGACGCACGCTACAGGAGACGATCTCTCTTTGCTGGCACCTTGGCTGAATCCGTCGGCTGATTGGGTATTTCTCGATGTTGCGACCGGCGGTGGGCACCTCACCAAGAAGATTGCCCCCCATGTAGGACAAGTCTTTGCGACCGATTTGACACAGCCTATGCTTGCGGCAGCCCGGAACCATCTGACGTCTCACTGCAGAAATGTCTCTTATGTAGTCGCGGATGCGGAGGCACTGCCGTTTCTCGGCGAGTCCTTTGATGCTGTGGGATGCCGAATCGCCGCACATCACTTCCCGAATCCACAGGCGTTTGTACGAGAAGTAGCACGTGTGCTGAAGCCAGGCGGGAAGTTCATTCTGATCGACAACATTGCGCCGGAGGATGAAAAGCTGGATCGCTTTGTGAATACGTTGGAGAAGCTTCGTGATACCAGTCATGTGCGTAGCTATTCCCGTTCCGAATGGTTGGAGTGGGTGGAGCAGGCAGGTCTGGTCGAGAGTCAGTCACGTATCCGTAAAAAAACCTTCCCGTATGCGACTTGGGTGAGACGCACGGCTGAGTCCGAGGAGCAGGTCGAACAGGTGACGGCGCATATCACGGGTGCTGATGAGGAAATCCACGCTTACTTTGCAGTAGAAAAGGAAGGCGAGCAAGTCACTTCCATTCAGATAGATGAATGGATGGCTCTTTTTGTAAAGCAAAAATTAGAAAAATAG
- the yedA gene encoding drug/metabolite exporter YedA gives MTVKKDSKLFAVTLALLTVYLFWGGTYLGMKVAIESMPPFIMAGVRFFLAGAVLFLIGRWKGAEMPRAAEWKVAGIVGALLLLGGNGVVAWAELRLPSAIASLLVATVPLWILVFNWGGGSRQKPTVGVMAGILFGLAGVAVLVVHPGGADNKGIDTIGILALLFASMSWAFGSLYSRTAKLPASPLMSTALQMIVGGVLLGIASIFLDDWTKLHLTAISLRSWIALGYLIVFGSIIAYTAYIWLLKNAEPSLVSTYAFVNPIVAVFLGWLLAEEQLTTQSWVAAGMIIAAVAIITIFRGQSASQAQPVARKEEGKLQASE, from the coding sequence ATGACAGTGAAAAAAGATTCGAAACTTTTTGCCGTTACTCTCGCTTTGCTAACCGTGTACCTTTTCTGGGGAGGAACTTATCTCGGAATGAAGGTAGCCATTGAGTCTATGCCTCCCTTTATCATGGCAGGGGTGAGGTTCTTTCTGGCCGGTGCGGTCCTGTTCCTGATTGGGCGCTGGAAGGGGGCGGAAATGCCCAGAGCAGCTGAGTGGAAAGTGGCCGGTATTGTTGGGGCTTTATTGCTTCTCGGAGGAAATGGGGTCGTAGCTTGGGCGGAGCTGAGACTGCCCTCTGCCATAGCATCCTTGCTGGTCGCGACCGTACCACTGTGGATCCTCGTGTTCAACTGGGGTGGTGGGAGCCGGCAAAAGCCGACGGTCGGCGTGATGGCCGGTATTCTGTTTGGTCTGGCGGGCGTAGCTGTGTTGGTCGTCCATCCAGGCGGAGCTGACAATAAAGGCATCGATACCATCGGAATCCTCGCGCTTTTGTTCGCCTCGATGAGCTGGGCGTTTGGTTCTTTATATTCCCGTACCGCCAAGCTCCCCGCGTCTCCTTTAATGTCAACCGCCCTGCAAATGATTGTAGGGGGAGTTCTGCTCGGCATCGCGTCGATCTTTCTTGATGACTGGACGAAGCTGCATCTGACGGCGATATCCCTTCGTTCCTGGATTGCCCTCGGGTATTTAATCGTATTTGGCTCTATTATTGCTTATACCGCATATATTTGGCTTTTGAAAAATGCAGAACCTTCACTTGTGTCCACTTACGCTTTTGTAAACCCGATCGTTGCGGTATTTTTAGGCTGGTTGCTCGCAGAGGAACAGCTGACTACTCAGTCATGGGTCGCAGCCGGCATGATTATCGCAGCCGTCGCCATCATCACGATTTTTCGAGGGCAGAGCGCCAGCCAAGCGCAACCGGTCGCACGCAAAGAGGAAGGCAAGCTTCAAGCAAGTGAATGA
- a CDS encoding tripartite tricarboxylate transporter substrate binding protein: MKQTKKWTKWSGVLLTTAMALSLAACGGGGGQTAAGGEKAASTYPEKPIVINAPSGAGGGLDKTARSLAKVMSASKLVEKTITVENKPGGGQAVGLADFVTQDKKNNYKLLLPSTPIIINNLKKEGNSPHSYNDMTPLAQLTKDYGAIVVKADSPYQDLKSLMDAIKADPTKVTVAGGSAPGSLDHLTFLMPAVKAGIDPKTVKYISYDGGGEAIASLLGGNADVLATDVSGAGEYMKSGKVKILGVSSPERLKGLFKDIPTYKESGYDTELINWRGVFGPKEMSPEAVAYWEEKLKAMTQTPEWKAELETNGWDDGYKNGADFKTYLGEQEKMFKEILGLLNMAK, translated from the coding sequence ATGAAACAAACAAAGAAATGGACGAAGTGGAGCGGAGTACTTCTTACCACAGCGATGGCACTGAGCCTGGCAGCCTGTGGTGGCGGCGGAGGGCAGACAGCTGCAGGTGGTGAGAAAGCAGCTTCGACCTATCCGGAAAAACCAATCGTCATAAACGCTCCCTCCGGTGCAGGTGGCGGATTGGATAAAACCGCGAGATCTCTAGCCAAGGTGATGTCAGCTAGCAAGCTGGTAGAAAAGACGATCACGGTCGAAAACAAACCAGGCGGCGGTCAGGCAGTAGGATTGGCTGACTTCGTGACGCAGGACAAGAAAAACAACTACAAGCTTTTGCTTCCTTCGACGCCGATCATCATCAACAATTTGAAAAAAGAAGGAAACAGCCCACATTCCTACAATGATATGACTCCGCTGGCGCAGCTGACGAAAGACTACGGAGCCATCGTAGTGAAAGCGGATTCTCCATACCAAGATCTGAAATCACTGATGGACGCAATCAAAGCAGATCCAACGAAGGTCACCGTGGCTGGCGGCTCTGCTCCTGGTTCACTGGATCACTTGACGTTCCTGATGCCAGCAGTAAAAGCGGGCATCGATCCGAAGACAGTGAAATACATCTCCTACGACGGTGGCGGCGAAGCGATCGCCTCTCTCTTGGGAGGAAATGCAGACGTACTGGCAACAGACGTATCGGGCGCCGGCGAGTACATGAAGTCTGGAAAAGTGAAAATCCTGGGTGTGTCCTCTCCTGAGCGTCTGAAAGGCTTGTTCAAAGACATTCCGACCTACAAAGAGTCCGGATATGATACAGAGCTGATCAACTGGCGCGGTGTGTTTGGACCAAAAGAAATGTCTCCTGAAGCGGTGGCTTACTGGGAAGAAAAACTCAAAGCCATGACCCAAACTCCAGAATGGAAAGCAGAGCTGGAAACAAACGGTTGGGATGACGGCTACAAAAACGGAGCTGACTTCAAGACCTACCTGGGCGAGCAAGAAAAAATGTTCAAGGAAATCCTGGGCCTGCTCAATATGGCGAAGTAA
- a CDS encoding tripartite tricarboxylate transporter TctB family protein: protein MSKTFDRYASLLFLVLGVAFVIGSQNISASAYGSNVGPNIFPLGLGSLLVLLSLRLFYETFTYKQGEKKEGPALDYKRFLIILAAALLYVLLLEEIGYVVSTFLFLLVGFQTMQKGKWLNTLLISGAFSFGIYFLYVNVLDGTLPGLPTWLGL from the coding sequence GTGAGCAAAACATTTGACCGTTACGCCAGCTTGCTGTTTCTCGTTTTGGGAGTAGCGTTTGTGATTGGCAGCCAAAACATTTCTGCGAGTGCGTACGGCAGCAATGTCGGACCAAATATCTTTCCGCTGGGACTGGGCTCTCTCTTGGTTCTACTGAGCCTGCGACTGTTTTACGAGACGTTCACATACAAGCAAGGGGAGAAAAAAGAGGGGCCAGCTCTCGATTACAAGCGGTTCCTCATCATACTGGCAGCAGCTTTACTCTACGTGCTGCTTTTAGAGGAAATCGGCTACGTAGTGAGCACCTTCCTCTTCCTCTTGGTTGGCTTCCAAACGATGCAAAAAGGGAAATGGCTCAACACATTGCTCATTTCCGGCGCTTTTTCCTTCGGTATCTACTTTTTGTACGTGAATGTTCTCGATGGTACTTTGCCCGGTTTACCAACATGGTTAGGCTTGTAG
- a CDS encoding TerC family protein, giving the protein MTEFLLSLLQIIIVNIVLSGDNAVVIALACRNLNPELQKKAVFWGSFGAIALRIILTFIAIWLLKIPLVQVVGGLLLIWIAVKLLKGEDEDSHIGGGSNMMEALKTIIFADLIMSLDNVIAVAGAANGNLLLVIIGLAISIPLIIWGSQLLMKLMNRFPIIVLLGAALLGYTAGEMIVGDKLVGGFIEETMPALHIILPVALALVVIAVGNYFKRKAEKEKANRVGQDHAETL; this is encoded by the coding sequence ATGACAGAGTTTTTACTTAGTCTTTTGCAAATAATTATCGTAAATATCGTATTGAGTGGCGACAACGCGGTCGTGATCGCTCTCGCTTGTCGAAACTTGAATCCGGAATTGCAAAAGAAGGCAGTCTTCTGGGGAAGCTTCGGTGCCATCGCGCTGCGGATTATCCTGACCTTTATCGCTATCTGGCTGTTGAAAATTCCACTGGTGCAGGTCGTTGGCGGACTATTGCTCATCTGGATCGCTGTCAAACTGCTGAAGGGCGAAGATGAAGATAGTCACATCGGCGGCGGCTCGAACATGATGGAAGCGTTGAAAACCATTATTTTTGCGGACCTGATCATGAGCTTGGACAACGTCATTGCAGTGGCGGGTGCTGCCAACGGCAATCTGCTGCTGGTGATTATCGGTCTGGCGATCAGTATCCCATTGATTATTTGGGGAAGTCAGCTCTTGATGAAGCTGATGAACCGTTTTCCTATCATCGTACTGCTGGGCGCTGCCTTGCTCGGATACACAGCAGGGGAAATGATCGTAGGAGACAAGCTGGTCGGCGGCTTTATCGAAGAGACAATGCCTGCGTTGCACATCATTTTGCCAGTAGCATTGGCACTGGTTGTCATCGCTGTGGGGAATTACTTCAAACGTAAAGCGGAAAAGGAAAAAGCAAATAGAGTCGGGCAAGATCACGCGGAGACCTTGTAG
- a CDS encoding tripartite tricarboxylate transporter permease translates to MDAFHYLLNGFATALQWQNIIFAFVGVLIGTVVGVLPGIGPISGVALLIPVTASLTGGLPPEEAATSAIILLAGVYYGAMYGGSTTSILLNTPGESSSVVTVLDGYPMAKQGRAGVALAIAAIGSFVAGIVSLVGLVFLAEPLSDVALKLSPADEFSLMILGLCALSGLAGKSVTKALIMTVFGLLLATIGIDNVSGVSRFTFEMPELYSGLEFLTIAVGVFALGEVFKTILERDSNEGEIAKISRILPTKQDLKESAGPIIRGSLVGFFKGIVPGSGATLASFLAYLLEKKISKNPEKFGKGAIAGVAAPESANNAASGGAMIPLLTLGIPGTGTTAVLMGALIMYNVQPGPLLFDEHPTIAWGLIASMFIGNLMLLILNMPLVKVFAKLIETPPKYLIPMIVAISIFGVYAVRVSVFDLVLLLICGVVGYFLAKNDFPMAPLVLGLVLGPMIENNLRRALTTSNGDFSVFIEKPVSLVFLIIAVLWITVPLIMKMRGKKVVVNVEG, encoded by the coding sequence ATGGATGCGTTTCACTATTTACTAAACGGATTTGCTACTGCCCTGCAATGGCAAAATATCATCTTTGCGTTTGTCGGCGTACTGATCGGGACAGTAGTCGGTGTATTGCCGGGGATTGGGCCTATCAGCGGCGTAGCGCTGTTGATTCCGGTAACAGCTTCACTGACAGGAGGACTACCTCCCGAGGAGGCGGCGACCAGCGCGATTATTTTGCTGGCAGGTGTTTACTACGGGGCAATGTATGGAGGCTCCACGACTTCTATCCTGTTGAACACACCTGGTGAGTCATCCTCCGTCGTCACAGTACTGGACGGATACCCGATGGCCAAGCAGGGACGGGCGGGAGTCGCCCTGGCGATCGCTGCGATTGGTTCGTTTGTTGCAGGGATTGTCTCGCTTGTCGGTCTGGTATTTTTAGCAGAGCCACTCTCCGATGTGGCACTCAAGCTCAGTCCTGCCGATGAGTTTTCCTTGATGATCCTGGGCCTGTGCGCATTGAGCGGCCTGGCAGGAAAATCAGTCACCAAGGCACTGATTATGACGGTGTTCGGGTTGTTACTCGCGACGATCGGGATCGACAACGTGTCTGGTGTGTCGCGCTTTACTTTTGAAATGCCGGAGCTCTATTCTGGTTTGGAATTTTTGACGATTGCTGTAGGGGTATTCGCTCTTGGTGAAGTCTTCAAAACAATCCTGGAGCGCGATTCCAATGAGGGGGAGATCGCGAAAATCTCTCGTATTCTACCTACCAAGCAAGACCTGAAAGAGAGTGCAGGGCCGATCATCCGCGGTTCGTTGGTCGGATTCTTCAAAGGGATCGTACCGGGTTCGGGTGCAACACTGGCATCCTTTCTGGCTTACTTGTTGGAAAAGAAAATCAGCAAAAACCCTGAGAAATTCGGGAAAGGGGCCATTGCTGGTGTAGCCGCTCCTGAGTCGGCAAACAACGCTGCTTCGGGTGGCGCAATGATTCCACTTTTGACCTTGGGGATTCCAGGGACAGGGACGACCGCTGTATTGATGGGCGCCCTGATTATGTACAACGTGCAGCCAGGTCCTTTGCTGTTTGACGAGCATCCAACAATCGCTTGGGGCTTGATCGCCAGCATGTTCATCGGAAACCTGATGCTCCTGATTCTCAACATGCCGCTTGTAAAGGTGTTTGCCAAACTAATTGAGACGCCGCCAAAGTACTTGATTCCGATGATCGTAGCCATTTCTATTTTTGGTGTATACGCGGTACGCGTCTCGGTATTTGATCTGGTGCTGCTGCTCATTTGTGGTGTCGTAGGATACTTCTTGGCGAAAAACGATTTCCCGATGGCTCCACTCGTTCTGGGCCTGGTCTTGGGTCCAATGATCGAAAACAACCTACGACGCGCGTTGACGACGTCCAATGGCGATTTCTCCGTCTTTATTGAAAAGCCAGTATCACTGGTGTTCCTGATCATTGCGGTTCTCTGGATCACAGTTCCATTGATCATGAAAATGAGAGGGAAAAAAGTAGTCGTGAACGTAGAAGGATAG
- a CDS encoding AbrB family transcriptional regulator, with protein sequence MLLRTLFTLLLGSLGGLLFAAVHSPLPWLLGALVTTVVCTFIGVQNMWIPRWFRQIGLIVIGISLGLRMTPEIWGTMTGHIGLMLIATILTVLISLGNAWIFYKVGKVEGITAIFSNIPGGLSEMVTIGQSVGGNQQVISIFHSLRAVTIVLCTPFIVMWLPHHASIQSVSGAHVLGFSQTLIILAVGVIGAWIASRCSIPAPFLLGALLLTALVSMNTSLTGESPALTGFLVKAAQVFVGVSIGLGFKREDIARNRRFFLFGLMHSVLLFVMVIVLAVGISYATDTDVLTNILATAPGGIAEMSLTALTIGADPLLVTAFQLFRVLFVLTLFSFGVRTWVNRHRRTRELQEAGQGSG encoded by the coding sequence ATGCTGCTACGCACACTGTTTACATTGCTGCTCGGTTCATTGGGGGGATTACTTTTTGCTGCCGTACATAGTCCTCTTCCTTGGCTGCTAGGAGCATTAGTCACAACGGTTGTTTGTACGTTCATCGGCGTCCAAAACATGTGGATTCCCCGATGGTTTCGCCAAATAGGTCTGATCGTGATCGGCATATCGCTTGGCCTGCGCATGACACCAGAGATCTGGGGGACCATGACGGGTCACATCGGTTTGATGCTGATCGCGACGATCTTGACCGTATTGATCAGCTTGGGCAACGCCTGGATTTTCTATAAAGTCGGCAAGGTCGAAGGAATTACCGCGATTTTCAGCAATATCCCCGGTGGATTATCCGAAATGGTGACGATCGGGCAGTCCGTGGGAGGAAACCAGCAAGTCATTTCGATCTTCCACTCGCTACGAGCTGTCACCATCGTATTGTGTACACCGTTTATCGTCATGTGGTTGCCTCACCATGCTTCGATCCAGAGCGTCTCCGGAGCACATGTGCTTGGATTCAGCCAGACGTTGATCATTCTAGCTGTAGGTGTCATCGGGGCATGGATCGCGTCGCGCTGTTCCATACCGGCTCCTTTCTTGCTCGGCGCTCTGCTACTGACTGCATTGGTGTCGATGAATACATCGCTCACAGGAGAGAGTCCAGCTTTGACAGGTTTCTTGGTCAAAGCCGCGCAGGTCTTTGTCGGAGTCAGCATTGGTCTCGGCTTCAAAAGGGAGGATATCGCCCGGAACCGCCGTTTCTTCCTGTTTGGTCTGATGCATTCCGTGCTGTTGTTTGTGATGGTGATCGTGCTCGCGGTCGGCATCTCCTACGCTACCGATACGGATGTGCTGACAAATATTCTAGCCACGGCTCCAGGCGGAATTGCAGAGATGAGCTTGACTGCCTTGACGATCGGAGCGGATCCCTTGTTGGTTACAGCGTTTCAGTTGTTTCGCGTGCTTTTTGTCCTCACCTTGTTTTCCTTTGGAGTCCGTACGTGGGTGAATCGTCATCGCCGTACCCGGGAACTGCAGGAAGCCGGTCAGGGCAGCGGGTAA
- a CDS encoding LysR family transcriptional regulator: MEYRDWQILQTLFQEQNITKTAEALYISQPALTKRLRQIEKEFGVQIVQRGSRGVHFTPQGEYLAKCADEMLLRLRNIKEHVLNMGDEVNGTLRLGVSNYFARYKLPMILKQFKEAYPNVEYKVITGWSKDVYKSVYNQDVHVGFVRGNYNWTDQKLLLFEESVCVVSREPINIADLPSLPRIDYETDPMLRALVDNWWTEHYSQPPLIGMEVDKADTCSEMVASGLGYAILPRVVLNGKDDLFMIELTTEAGEPIKRKTWMFYHADSMELQMVKAFVSFMEQIDIEVPK; encoded by the coding sequence ATGGAATATCGCGACTGGCAGATTCTGCAGACGCTGTTTCAGGAGCAGAATATCACCAAGACAGCAGAGGCCTTGTACATTTCCCAACCTGCCCTGACCAAACGCTTGCGTCAGATTGAAAAAGAATTTGGCGTACAGATTGTGCAGCGGGGAAGCCGAGGTGTCCATTTCACTCCTCAGGGAGAGTATTTGGCCAAATGTGCGGATGAAATGCTACTGCGCCTGCGCAACATCAAGGAGCATGTCTTGAACATGGGCGACGAGGTCAATGGAACGCTGAGGCTTGGTGTATCCAATTACTTCGCGCGATACAAGCTCCCCATGATCTTGAAGCAGTTCAAGGAAGCATACCCGAATGTCGAGTACAAGGTCATCACCGGGTGGAGCAAAGACGTGTACAAGTCTGTGTATAATCAGGATGTCCATGTGGGGTTTGTCCGGGGCAACTACAACTGGACGGACCAAAAGCTGCTGCTGTTTGAAGAATCTGTTTGTGTCGTCTCCAGAGAACCGATCAATATCGCTGATCTGCCTTCGTTGCCGCGAATCGATTACGAGACGGATCCGATGCTGAGGGCGCTGGTCGACAACTGGTGGACCGAGCATTACTCCCAGCCACCGCTGATCGGTATGGAGGTCGACAAAGCGGATACGTGCAGTGAAATGGTAGCGAGCGGTCTGGGTTACGCCATCCTGCCGCGGGTCGTTCTGAATGGTAAGGACGATCTGTTCATGATCGAGCTGACCACAGAGGCCGGGGAGCCAATCAAGCGAAAGACGTGGATGTTCTATCATGCTGACTCGATGGAGCTGCAAATGGTCAAGGCTTTTGTCAGCTTCATGGAACAGATCGATATAGAAGTCCCGAAATGA
- a CDS encoding Lrp/AsnC family transcriptional regulator, which translates to MDDVDLRILELLEENGRLSHEEISKLLHISRPAVHQRVVKLERNGVIKGYRGIVDWRKLEQKIKVLIFVKARCHNFKEIAAKIVELQVPNVKIIECQRLAGEWCMMLKVRVTAPEDLTNLIDEMVKHEEILETSTTFILSTIYEDGWKEI; encoded by the coding sequence ATGGACGATGTAGATCTGAGAATCCTGGAATTACTCGAAGAAAACGGAAGGCTGTCACACGAAGAAATCAGCAAGCTCTTGCACATCTCGCGCCCTGCTGTTCACCAGCGGGTGGTAAAGCTAGAAAGGAATGGGGTGATCAAAGGATATCGCGGCATCGTCGATTGGAGAAAATTAGAGCAGAAAATCAAGGTCTTGATCTTTGTCAAAGCGAGATGCCATAACTTCAAGGAAATCGCTGCAAAGATCGTGGAGTTGCAGGTACCAAATGTGAAGATCATCGAATGCCAGCGACTCGCAGGAGAGTGGTGTATGATGCTAAAAGTGCGCGTGACTGCACCGGAGGATCTCACCAATCTGATCGATGAAATGGTAAAGCATGAAGAGATTTTGGAAACCTCTACGACATTCATCTTGTCTACGATCTACGAGGACGGGTGGAAGGAAATATAA